The genomic stretch tttattttaatatttcagtttacaaacaataacaatagataagacaagaaaaacagattaaatcagtcattaaattataattaaatagctttttaagCTTATTATAGGGGctttcgctgaataggttttcagttaaaagggtcattttgagcgaacaccccataatatatttttttcaacggaataaatagccttagctattatagctaactatttcctcatcTATTTAGAAGTACAATATGCAAATCTTTTTCGGCCAATGtccattggtgctttaaaatcgcctattctcgtttatccggaaacgttttgagaatgaaatttccatacatgtcaactttgaccttcagctatgctttattttatgagggaaaacgaaagtgaatatgtgggaaatgtagaaaaatggagtctttgtaataccattttattagttctgcagttacttttgaaataaataagaatggataaaaattacggggaggtgttcgctttatatgccatttcgctgatgggcctttccatcttgatctatatagattCCATATCAAAAACAACtcctaatttttgtttaaaaacaaaatggcagcGCCCTTGAAGATGTTGAAAAGACTAGTTTTGCAGCTTCAAAATGTAGATATCTAATCTAAATCTTCAATTTTTAAttgaataaatgaatatttttgatagattgataaaaaaaaagattttctagaTCCGTAATTGCTAATgtaatactaatactactaaaTTTAATAGACTCTAACTCAACTGTACTAGTCTTACTAGAGAGTAGAGTCAGGTATACCGTATACTCGGCGGTATACTGGTAATACTGGTATACTGACTATACTGTTACTAGTGTTACGTTAGTGTTACTGAGACTGAGCTATACTCGGTATTAAtatactatagatctacatataaatAATACTAATTATATTACTAATAGAGTTAGAGTATAGATAatagagtactagatctatagactagtaaataattacttttaattagtagatctactagtgtAACTAGTTAGTAGTTTAACTTTAACTGTCTGAGTCTGTAGTTTAACTCAATAACTCTGTCTTACACTACAGTCTTACTCTTACTcttactaaaattaaaaaacttaGCCTTAGCTCTTAGTCTCTTAGACCGTCTTAGTCTTATCATACATACATGATACAGACTACTGTAAGAGTTAAGAGTAACATAGACTTTAGACTTAGAATACTTAgaatgacttagacttagactgtcttagacttagatctatcaTGCGATTTATGGGCATGACTTATAGTTAGTCACTTAGTGTCACTTAACTTAGAGGACTTAGTACTAAAGTTTAAACTAACTAAATCTAAATGTACATTCTACtacttgactagatctactcatcatctagaaatctagacttctctagactactctaggtctagagtgactagagacTAGAGTAGTCTAGAGTCACTCTAGAGTGTAGCTTACGACACTTACGACTACGTTACCCATGCCCATGGCATTAGGATTAGGTCTTAGATCAGTCATAAGTTAAGCCCAGttgcaataaaataatttttttttttcgaatatgTTTAGAGAATTTAGATCCTATCTCTGTGATGATATAATATAGACCTAGGACCTAGCCCTAGCCACTAGGTAAAAAACTgaattgtgtttattttatgGAACTCCTCATTCATATGTCTATAAATTATAGAAGTAGATATGTTTTATTCTGTTACTCAGTTATGACTCATCTAGTTAAAATTAGATTTGATGTTAAATAGTAGGCCAGGTCAATGCTTTCAAGTGttgacataaaaacaaaacatgcacaGCTCTCTGAATCTAGCACActctgtgacaaaaaaaaaggcgcaaaagtcagtgctaaatatttttcGGGGGCTAATAAGCTATGATAGCTTGTGAATTGTGTTGCTTTTATAGATAAATCTGGCCTTCCCTAAGCCACCTGGTTGACTATGTATCTATAGTGCACGCTTATTGTCtgtcacacaaaaaaagtaacgTATCTATAGCTATATTATTTATCTAGCATGCTTAGTGACCTAATTAACAGCTTGACCGTTAGTACATGGTCAATCAATAATTGGCTCTTCCCCCAAGagcaatgttttggggctgtgttgATGGCCTAGTTTACACCTGTCTGTTGCGCTATCATTGAActgtttttgttgtgtgttagtctgaTGGCTATGCTCGGATTAAGTCTTGAAGTTTGTTTGCACTGAATATGTGTGAATTTTGGAAAATGGAATTATCTAAGGAGAAGGAAGAGACCTGGAAGGAGGGTGTAGACAGAATAAGTTATAAGAGAGGGATGTATTGTGCGTATAACTGCGTttgtgtgttattgttattattttatccaTTTGTTGTGACATTAGTATCTGTTTCAAAGGAGTGATTATTATctgtttcaaaggagtgtctttgcAGCGCATTAAGcgttgtggaaaaaaaaagtatttaaaaaaatgtgttcaaaaaaataaattatagaccGGCGCcacacatctagatctagaagcacAATGTTCTTAACTGACTCTGTATTTGTGACTGACGTCACATTTTCATGGTCGATAAATTATTAtacctcaattttcatgtttgaaTAGCAAGAGGCAGATCTAGTACAACATCTAGTACAAATAATCAtttgatctaaattctaaatttagtacTATTTAGGAAAAAATCTATTAGAAACTACTAGTAGATgtgatatttaatttatagtagatttagatctagtatatttaTACTATTATAGTAAATAGATCTGTATAATAATAGTCAATTCAGTATTTTTACCATCAACTCAGTTCACTAGGCCTAGGCTAAGAAAAAAAGGCTTTAGGCTTAGCATTAGTTATGTTATAAGATTTATAAGCCTATTCAAGGCTATTCTAATCTCTAAAAGATGTGCCTCCCCTCCCGTAAGAGCTATAATTAAAGATCAGCTTAGGCATCATTTTGccttcactggcatagaggagaGACAGCATCTGGCCTTGGAatgagacagttggagagcacTCATGAAATTTGAGGcccaaagttttaaaaaagcccCTGTAGAAGACAGGTGCAGAAGTCGTAAAGAAAACCTAAATAGACCCCCAGTGGACAAAAGCTTCTCTTGAGTCTTTTGTAACTATTCACTATTGCTAGAGCCTATACAAATAAGCTGACTAGATTaaaatagaatctagacctaAGATTCTAAACTTCGAATTTTAAATCAAAagtaatctaggtctagattctacATCTAATAGTAATACTGAAGCAGAACTTATGAAGTGTTTTAAACAGTAATGGGAAAACTTACATTCCTAAAGGTCCCACTTCAAAGATGAAATGACATCTAAACTTAATTTATTTGAAGTTGTGAAACTTAGGTGATAATGTCATATTTGCTTGACTAATATTCAAATGGAATTTATaactactttcaaaataattattttttgtgttttgaaTAATAAATTGAATATGAGAAATGCTACCCTACATGATTTAAGCGAAACTTTAGTCTTATTTAGTATTATATTACAGTATAGCTGTGATGCCCATCCTAATTCAGcctgtgggccattttaatttctgacactcatatcgcgggccacataaccgaaaataaaataaattatagcttttatatctaatagcgctactttcatgcttatagcatgctcagagcgctatggtgcaatctcatttgtggaccagtgggggaggggtatctagggaaaggttttccttgctgcctttaggcgcttacTAAACACAACTCTTCTCTGAGTACTCAATTACAACACTAACTAACAAAGCGCAGGTCAGAATAACATGAACGTTTCAGCTAGTgctctcagttgacattgcttTCCcagattatcatttttttttttcaataataaatttttgaaaattacaatattaatatttttgctTCTTCTACGTCTAGAAGAATATATTTGATGCagttggacatttttttttcttttaacaatgTAGGTTTTATTAGTGTATTGTCATTTTGAAATTTGTATCATACTGCCtaaactaataatataaaacCTGCATATTGAGTACATTACTCAATATGTATTTGAATATGATTTGAAATGTGAAATactttcaaatgaaatgaataaaaaaaaatgacttattgtttttttttgtcttaaaacTAAAGCATGGAGAATCTCAAATTCGTATCATATTTTGTTTCAGCCCATTGTATCAAGATGTAGAACTCTTATGTTAAGTCCAAGGCTTTGTaaagatgaagaagaaaatgaGACTGAAGAACCTACATCACAAGATGACCAGGGAGCCAAAAAAGAGGGTGTAAAAATTATAGACGTTGATACAAGCATTCGATATCTAAATAGCAAAGGTTGGTGATTCTGTTTTATCTGGAGAATAACACACAATCTGGACCAAACAAATTTAGTCCTAGACCATTTTTATTGAGTTTGAGGATGAATTAACCCGGATATTTTTAAAGTCAACATTATTCTTCAAGTATATTCTAGTTAATTGTCCTTTGaacttgtttaaatatttcaagAAGTAGAGGAAGCATTGAGTTGGATGGAGcttcatctgtttttgttgtGAGAGTGTTTCAATGAATTGACTTTTGGTTATCTTGGagtccattagagctgggcaaACTCAGGTCCTCAGATCCCCAGTGAGAAATCAAAATTTTTACGATTTAAAACCAATACATTGCCaaatgagtgtttctccagtattGGTGACTAATAGGTATTGGCTCACTAAAAAGTATAACTCAAAAACTTCTTATTAAAATGtcacaattttcttttcatttcacttagaaatggtttatctataaattgtgatattttgaGCTTGAAAGGTGCATtgtggaattttaaaattgtagaaaatgtgTGAAATAGTGCACAAAATGGCATCTTTTGATGTAACATGGAATACCAGGCTTAGGTTGAAGTAATATTCTACTAAAAGCAAAGATTATTCAACAgacttttttattgaaatagtttaacaatataatgttattgcattatctatatctttttattttatagttactTTGGTATTACTTAGATGTCGCCGTAAAAAATGTGTCACAGGTGCATCACATGGTGTCCCACTtaacttgaaattttaaacctTTATCAATTGTAAACGAAGTTAAGGATTCTGCTCCCAATTGTGTTTCTGTTACTAAAAGCATCTGTGATTAATTTACACAGTgtaatttttcttaaaaaatgtaaaaatttatataattttagtaaaatagcTCTTGGTGTCCCAGGTGAAGCACCTCAAACGctcttaacaaaaacaacaatattttttaaacaaagttattAATGAGATGGGATTTTTACTTAATGGTATCTCTGATACTGCTTAGTACACAATAAGCTCCATTTTCTTGGGAAAAGGCTACATAGTAATTAACAGGAGACATTAATAGACATGGTGTCCCACATTTTTTCATTGTAGCACCCGAAACGCCTCATGTTGAATGATACCAGAAAATCTCagagatctagatataagtAGTTTTGAATTATAATGAGAATTAAGTTTATTATTCTCAAGTTTGATCTAAAATACatagaatattattttttaatttaagttaATGTAAACCTTATTGTTTTATCATTGTCTGTGGTGCTTCACGGGACACTATACAAGTCTTGATCTAGATAAAGGTCTTGTGTAGATTTAAATCTACTCTATATTTCAATTTATATGTAAATCTAGTTTTGGATCTTCTTCTTGGTACATTGAAAGTCATAAAGCTGCTTTAGTCTATGATTAAGTCATGTTTGAGGCAGTTAtatctaatatatttttaaatgattattgaacacacacacacacacacacaaaggtctAGTACATTCATTTGTGGTTATAGAAAACTATTTTGTGAATCATTGATAAAAGAATAATTGGTAATGTATttacagactttaaaaaattgtatttcagcatgtattaacaaaaaaaacctaTATATTTCATATTGGTGTCCCGTTGTAGCACCCGCAACATCTTGTGATATAATAGTTATGTAATACTAAATGCTTGAATTATTGTTAAGATATTGCAGCAAATAATAGCCTATATATTTAGCTACAATGCAAGTATAGcataaattctattttcttataaaaaatcttatttaaaaaacttttacagTAGTGTTACAGGTGCTACGGTgtcccattttttaaattgagcgTAAACATAACGTAAGTGCTCAAAAACTTCAATTTCTCTATCTAGCTCCTTAATACAatagaaacattcaaattatgctaaaaaagcaaacaaattaaCAGTTAGTTGTACTTTAATCATCAATGGTGTCCCGGTGATGCACCTGAAATGCAATAGTGGGTACCCCTTTTGCCAGCACTGCTGAGGAAATGTATGTATTccaattcattttctattgataaattcttaaagtgCAATGGGTGAAGAAATGAATGCACttaaaatgaaaccaaaaacttccattttaatttttgacctAATGTGACACTTTTTGATACCAGTACTGGAGCAACACTCAAATGCTTGACTGTATCTTATAAGAAAAATGTATATACTCTTTTGCATAATagcttttgttttctctagTATCaataatagcttttttttttctaactgaaGCTTTTACACAAGGATACGGAGACAAACCTGTTTGGTTTTATTACAGACGTAATTTTAAAGGTCAGAGGGCGCCTCCCACACGCAGAAACTGTAAagtaagttatttatttttttattacatttctgagaaaaataaaattatttagagTTGGTGCTCACATcttcaatattttaagtttcaatatcactgcctggtatggcaatctgagcattaaaaataaaaataaactttatagaatcctaaatgctgctggcaaaatcattggcaaaaaacaaaccccatttgggcagttgtttgagacaaacatctataaaaaagctaacaagatcctcgaaataaagaatcaccctttgtgtcaggattttgtgattttaccatcacaaaagagatacaagacaccgatagcaaagacaaa from Biomphalaria glabrata chromosome 9, xgBioGlab47.1, whole genome shotgun sequence encodes the following:
- the LOC106075070 gene encoding 28S ribosomal protein S18b, mitochondrial-like isoform X1 is translated as MAAPLKMLKRLVLQLQNPIVSRCRTLMLSPRLCKDEEENETEEPTSQDDQGAKKEGVKIIDVDTSIRYLNSKAFTQGYGDKPVWFYYRRNFKGQRAPPTRRNCKIKGVIKTASPCPICRDEYLVLDKKNTKLLEQFICPHSGEILDTMKTGLCQHQHKTLTIEIMKAWDEGAIEVTLPFRTYDYEDYKK